One window from the genome of Nicotiana tomentosiformis chromosome 5, ASM39032v3, whole genome shotgun sequence encodes:
- the LOC104112667 gene encoding N6-adenosine-methyltransferase non-catalytic subunit MTB-like translates to MASPERARSYVKQNTQDDTELTGDKFRDNDDDWEGEDKRKYRSSKSRRSDNGEDAEGLDSGRRRSTAERTESRKRSGGSSRADGDKDDYETKKESRSKLMKKKLEENTLEKLSNWYQDGELESKYDNGEKNGGRGFTRADESDKWKSTAKFSDGDGSEKRNKGKGEKLTGGDFENVVEKDCRYVERKESSREKAHGSEQARISRRRWDESDSSRKVEESEYAEKLDVRSGKPGDIKLESLKDPDGDKADKYQDRDERRADSDRSSRVRSEAIDEDSKGAFPIREDRLGKDRFEEHRQARDPMSRDIVASRERVVDDDSSWVRERSRRETDSSNRSRTPERSGRRHYDSECLEMEYEKRDTFRRKEQEKDGYRDDKSKGRDDGWSERNRDRDDSRDGWKRRQGNFADKEMKEGDTPYEHGREWELPRRGWIDNERPRSGGRKDGNRTEAVKTSSKYGISNENYDVIEIQTRPFDYGRDEVRPVLARTNEFNQNTDARLAPADERNAFSRNDRARIMSSSGQSGHDLKDTTVDGSYRDDVESLADKTRGQKEDASGRAAGGQTSSNGSQPPHGNQEQSSFSRVVPPGAKGSRIGRGGRGRPTGRDSHQLGLPMPIMGSAFGPLGMPPPGTMQSLAPNMSPAPCPPISPGVFIPPFSPPVVWPGARGVDMNMLGAPGLPVPPGPSGPRFPPNMGNLPNPALYFNQPGPGRGVPPNFSGPNFNNLMPAGRGQVQDKGPAGWVPPRTNAPPGKAPSRGEQNDYSQNFVDTGMRPQNFIRELELTSVVEDYPKLRELIQKKDEIVAKAASPPMYYKCDLREQELSPEFFGTKFDVILIDPPWEEYVHRAPGITDHMEYWMFEEIMNLKIEAIADTPSFIFLWVGDGVGLEQGRQCLKKWGFRRCEDICWVKTNKSNATPGLRHDSHTLFQRSKEHCLMGIKGTVRRSTDGHIIHANIDTDVIIAEEPPYGSTAKPEDMYRIVEHFALGRRRLELFGEDHNIRSGWLTLGKGLSSSNFNAEAYVRNFADKDGKVWQGGGGRNPPPEAPHLVVTTPDIEVLRPKSPMKNQQQMQQQSASISLTANSSNKRAAGNSPHGHNAQNMNQEASSSNPGPWASPMDSFKGRESGTHMIPDDRVFDMFGYNNAAFGQPNAEYLDYESHRGMNIL, encoded by the exons ATGGCTTCCCCTGAACGAGCAAGGAGTTATGTGAAACAGAATACACAAGATGACACAGAGTTAACAGGTGATAAGTTCAGAGATAATGATGATGACTGGGAAGGGGAGGATAAGAGAAAATACAGGTCAAGCAAGTCAAGAAGGTCTGACAACGGTGAAGATGCTGAAGGTTTAGATAGTGGAAGGAGGAGAAGTACTGCGGAGAGAACTGAGAGTCGTAAGAGGTCAGGTGGATCAAGCAGAGCTGATGGTGACAAGGATGACTATGAAACCAAAAAGGAATCTCGATCTAAGTTGATGAAGAAGAAACTGGAGGAGAATACATTGGAGAAATTGAGCAATTGGTATCAAGATGGAGAACTCGAGAGCAAGTATGATAATGGAGAAAAAAATGGGGGTAGAGGATTTACTCGAGCTGATGAAAGTGATAAATGGAAATCAACTGCAAAGTTTTCTGATGGTGATGGTTCAGAGAAAAGAAATAAAGGCAAAGGTGAAAAGTTAACCGGTGGAGACTTTGAAAATGTGGTGGAAAAAGATTGTAGATATGTGGAAAGAAAGGAGAGTAGCAGAGAAAAGGCTCATGGATCTGAGCAGGCCAGAATCTCAAGGAGAAGGTGGGATGAATCAGATTCTTCCAGGaaagttgaagaaagtgaatatGCGGAAAAGCTTGATGTAAGGAGTGGAAAACCAGGTGATATAAAGTTGGAGAGCCTCAAAGATCCAGATGGAGATAAAGCTGATAAATATCAGGACAGGGATGAAAGAAGAGCTGATTCTGATAGGAGTAGCAGAGTCCGATCAGAAGCTATAGATGAAGACAGTAAAGGAGCTTTTCCGATACGGGAAGATAGATTGGGTAAGGATAGATTTGAGGAGCATAGGCAGGCACGAGATCCCATGAGTCGTGACATAGTTGCCAGCCGTGAAAGAGTTGTAGATGATGATAGTTCATGGGTAAGAGAAAGGAGCCGGAGAGAAACTGACTCCTCCAACAGGTCCAGGACACCTGAGAGGAGTGGGCGCCGTCATTACGATTCAGAATGCCTTGAGATGGAATATGAAAAAAGAGATACTTTCAGGAGGAAAGAACAAGAAAAAGATGGCTACAGAGATGATAAATCAAAAGGAAGGGATGATGGCTGGAGTGAGAGAAATAGGGATCGCGATGATTCCAGAGATGGGTGGAAAAGAAGGCAAGGGAATTTTGCTGACAAGGAAATGAAAGAAGGTGATACACCTTATGAACATGGCAGAGAGTGGGAATTACCCAGACGTGGTTGGATTGACAATGAAAGGCCTCGTTCTGGTGGTAGAAAAGATGGAAACAGGACAGAAGCTGTAAAAACTTCATCAAAATATGGAATTTCAAATGAGAATTATGATGTCATAGAGATCCAGACCAGGCCATTTGACTACGGTAGAGATGAGGTCAGACCTGTCTTAGCAAGAACAAATGAATTTAATCAGAATACTGATGCAAGATTGGCTCCAGCTGATGAGAGGAATGCATTTTCAAGGAATGATAGAGCAAGAATTATGTCCAGTTCAGGCCAATCTGGTCACGATTTGAAGGATACAACAGTTGATGGATCATACAGGGATGATGTTGAATCTCTGGCAGATAAAACAAGAGGCCAGAAAGAAGATGCATCCGGTCGTGCTGCTGGTGGCCAAACTTCAAGTAATGGTTCACAACCTCCACATGGAAACCAGGAGCAGTCTTCCTTTAGTAGGGTTGTTCCACCTGGCGCTAAAGGAAGTAGAATTGGGAGAGGAGGAAGAGGGAGGCCTACAGGGAGGGACAGCCACCAATTGGGACTTCCAATGCCAATAATGGGATCAGCCTTTGGACCCTTGGGTATGCCACCACCTGGGACAATGCAATCTTTGGCTCCTAACATGTCACCTGCTCCTTGTCCTCCCATCTCCCCTGGCGTTTTCATTCCACCATTTTCACCTCCTGTGGTTTGGCCAGGAGCTCGAGGGGTCGATATGAATATGCTTGGTGCACCTGGACTTCCTGTTCCGCCTGGGCCTTCTGGACCCAGATTTCCCCCTAATATGGGGAACCTACCAAATCCTGCGTTGTATTTTAATCAACCAGGCCCCGGAAGAGGAGTACCGCCTAATTTTTCTGGTCCTAATTTTAATAACTTAATGCCGGCAGGTCGGGGACAGGTTCAAGATAAGGGTCCTGCAGGTTGGGTGCCTCCTAGAACTAATGCACCACCCGGCAAAGCTCCTTCGAGAGGCGAGCAGAATGATTACTCCCAAAATTTTGTAGACACTGGCATGAGGCCTCAAAATTTCATCAGGGAACTTGAGCTTACCAGTGTCGTCGAGGACTATCCCAAGCTTCGggaacttatacaaaagaaggatgAGATTGTTGCCAAAGCTGCTTCACCACCAATGTATTATAAATGTGACCTGCGTGAGCAGGAGCTGTCCCCAGAATTTTTTGGAaccaaatttgatgtcattcttaTAGACCCCCCATGGGAGGAATATGTTCATCGAGCTCCTGGTATCACAGACCATATGGAATACTGGATGTTTGAGGAAATAATGAATTTGAAGATCGAG GCAATTGCTGACACTCCATCGTTCATTTTCCTTTGGGTTGGTGATGGCGTAGGGCTTGAGCAAGGGCGTCAATGTCTGAAGAAG TGGggatttcgcaggtgcgaagacataTGTTGGGTGAAGACAAACAAATCCAACGCCACTCCTGGATTACGACATGATTCACATACTTTGTTTCAGCGTTCAAAG GAGCACTGCCTTATGGGCATAAAGGGAACTGTTCGTCGTAGTACTGATGGTCATATTATTCATGCAAACATCGACACTGATGTGATTATAGCTGAGGAACCTCCTTATG GATCAACTGCAAAACCTGAAGATATGTACCGTATTGTTGAGCATTTTGCACTTGGCCGTAGAAGGCTTGAGCTCTTTGGTGAAGACCATAATATTCGATCTGGCTGGTTGACTCTTGGGAAAGGATTATCTTCATCGAACTTTAATGCTGAG GCCTACGTAAGGAATTTTGCCGATAAGGATGGGAAAGTTTGGCAGGGTGGGGGAGGAAGAAATCCACCTCCAGAAGCACCACATCTTGTTGTTACAACTCCTGATATAGAGGTGCTTCGGCCCAAATCACCAATGAAGAATCAGCAGCAAATGCAGCAACAATCAGCGTCGATATCTCTGACTGCCAACTCCTCCAACAAGAGGGCAGCCGGGAACTCACCCCATGGCCATAACGCACAAAACATGAACCAAGAAGCCTCCAGCTCGAATCCGGGCCCTTGGGCTTCTCCAATGGATAGTTTTAAAGGGAGAGAGAGTGGCACACACATGATTCCAGATGATAGGGTTTTTGATATGTTTGGATACAACAATGCGGCCTTTGGACAGCCTAATGCCGAATACTTGGATTATGAATCTCACAGAGGAATGAATATTTTGTAG